A DNA window from Arachis duranensis cultivar V14167 chromosome 3, aradu.V14167.gnm2.J7QH, whole genome shotgun sequence contains the following coding sequences:
- the LOC107478856 gene encoding 60S ribosomal protein L6, mitochondrial-like, whose product MEASFFRFLKIVGVGYKARAEAQGRLLYLKLGYSHEVELAVPPAVRVFCFKNNVVCCTGIDKQRVHQFAATVRNCKPPEVYKGKGIMYIDEVIKKKQGKKSK is encoded by the coding sequence ATGGAAGCGTCGTTTTTCCGTTTTCTGAAGATTGTTGGAGTTGGATACAAAGCTAGAGCGGAAGCTCAAGGTCGGTTATTGTATCTGAAACTTGGATACAGCCATGAGGTCGAATTGGCGGTGCCGCCGGCGGTGCGTGTGTTCTGCTTCAAGAACAATGTGGTTTGCTGCACCGGAATTGACAAGCAAAGGGTGCACCAGTTTGCTGCCACAGTGCGCAATTGCAAGCCTCCTGAAGTTTACAAAGGGAAAGGTATAATGTACATTGATGAAGTCATCAAGAAGAAGCAAGGAAAGAAATCTAAATGA